Genomic DNA from Pirellulales bacterium:
ACATCGATCAGCCGCAGAGCAATATCCCCCTGCGCCTGGGCCAACTGATCTTGCTGTTGGACCAGGGTCGTTTGCGCATTGAACACGCGATTGAAATCGGTCACGCCCCCTTCGAATTGCAGCAGCACCAGCTCGACGGCGCGCTGCGCTTCGACCACGCTCTGCCCATAGCTGACCGCGGCCAGTTGGGCCTGCAGGAAACCGATCAGCGCGTCTTCGACCTCGCGTCCGGCGCGCAGCGCGGCCTGTTGATATTCGAGCGCTTCGCGCTGCAGTCGTGCGTCTTGCGTGGTGATGTTGTTCACGATCCGCCCGTAGTTCAACACATTCCATTGCAACGACGGAATAATGAACGACGTGAAGCTGTCGGCGCGGAACATGTCTCGGAAGTTGTCCGCCGCATAACCCAAGAATCCGTTCAGCGCCAGACGCGGGTAAAGATCCGCCTGGGCGACGCCGATTTGCGCGCTCTGCGCGGCGACCTCGCGTTCGGCCCGCCGCACATCGGGGCGGCGGCGCAGCAGATCGGCCGGAATGCCGATGGCGACTTCCGCCGGCGCACGGGGGATCGGAGCCGGGGTCAGCCCTTCGGCCAGATCCGTGACCGGCATGCCCATCAATATGCAAAGTTGATTGGCGGCCTGCCGCCGGCCGGCCACGAGCGAAGGAATGAGGGCTTCGGTCTGTGCCAAGTTCGAGCGCGCCTGGCGGACATCCAATTCGGTGGCGGCGCCGTTAGTGAAACGCTGCTCGGCCAGCTGCGTCGAACCGCGCTGGATATCGACGTTCCTGCGGGCGTATGCCAACCGCTGCTCGAAGGTGCGCATCTGCACGTAGGCCGTGGCGACGTCCGACAGCATCATCACCAACGTCTCGCCGTAGCCTTCGATGGCGGCATCTACGTCGGCCGTCGAGCCTTCGATGATGCGCCGGTAGCGGCCCCACACGTCGAGCTCCCAAGAAGCGTTGAAGCCGCTCGTGTAGAAGCTAAAGTTCTGCGGAAACGGCAGCTGCAGATTCTTCGAGATCTGGCCATGGGTATACGAGCCCAACGCGGTTTGCTTCTGGGGGAACAAATTGCCGACGGCGATGCCGCGCTGCGCCCGGGCTTCCAGGATGCGCGTCCCCGCGGCGCGCAGGTCGAGATTCTGCGCGCGGGCCGCATCGACCAGACCATTCAGCACCGGATCGTTGAAGACGGTCCACCAGGCGCAGTCGGCGGCCGGCTCGCTGATCACGCGCGGGTTGGCACTATCGACCCAAGTAGGCGCGACCGGGGCCGCCGGGCGCACATAGTTCGGCCCGACTTTCCAACCATTGCGGCACCATTGGCGCAGACTCGTGCAACCGCACGCCACACAAAGGCACAGCAACAGCAGGCTCAACCCCGGCGCACGTCGCCGCGCGCGCCGCGTCCGCCGAGGCGGGGTCCGTGTCTGGACCAGGCGGCTCGGGCGGCGCGCCGTCGGGCCGTGCGTGGTGGCGGAGAACATGGTGGAGGCTACCGAAGGCGGGCAAGGTGGCGGTCGTCTGAGGCAACAGAGGGGCGGTCGCCTCAGCAGCGGACGCGGTGAGACCGTGTCCGGATTGCCCCTAAACCCGGTACACGCGCATCTGTCAGCAATATTCGGCAACGCGGCAAAGGCTGCATGAAGTAACTGCCCCGCCTCGCCAGGACCGCCAAACTGGCCCTACCTTAACGATTGCTGCGGTTGTGCTAGCAACACGACGGCGCGGAAGCTGCGCAGAGATTGACGAATAGTGCGGGCCGGCAGGCCCTCAACGTATGCGGGCGAAATTCCGTGGGCAATTGTTTACGCACAAGAATGCCAATGCGACAACCGACCGTCATGCCGAGCACTCATGGGGCGGCTGCCGGCGGCGCTTGAAATATATATACGTCCTCAGACCCACTTTGTTTTAGCAACGGCGGTAGCGGCGGCGCGTAGTCGGTCTTGTCCGAGGGCTTCTGTTCGTTTCCAGTCGGAAGGCCATCAGTCGTCGTTTGATCGGGAAAGGATAAGTAGGAGCCCGTTCCCGACATCACCGGCGTCGCACTCCATGTCACTGCCTCTGGAAACAACTTCTGTACATGGTTGCGTTCTTCGGCTGGTGTTTCTACGCCAACTAATATCGATGGGACCGCCTCATCGCCTAGTAGCCCGCGCCACCAAGGGATGCTGGCCTCCGGCACAGTCCGAGGCCCTGCCACCAACCAACTCTCGTGATCGCGAATCCAGACTTGTCGCTGGCGAATAAAGCTCAACTCCCATGCAAGCCACATCGCGACGAGAGTCATCAGGACAAACGTCGACCCCAAGGAAAATTGAAAACGGCGGCGGGTGGTGCGCGGGATGGTAGACATTGGAAATATAATACCTGGCTGGCGAGGCGGGTTCGACAAGCGAGTTGCTACAGCGACTGAGAGCGGCCCTAGAAAGTGATTCAATTCGCGTCGACCGAGGGCGCTCATCTCGGAACAATGACGCCGATCAGAATAATTCCCGCAATAATGGCGAAAACAAGAAGCCAGAACGCCGTTCTAGTGCCGCGGCGGCGAGCAGCACACTTGGGGCAAAGCCACACTGCTCGAGTCTTTGTGTATGCTCCCATCACCGATGTCGTGCCGATTTGTTCGCTCGTCGTGTCGTACGAGGGGCTTTCGCCATGAAGGTCGCAGTCACATTGATCACATCGCATTTTGAGAACACCGTATCGGCAAGCGAAACCTCTACTCGGCGCGAGTCGGCAGGCTTTATTGTATGCCAGCGGGAGATCGACATCACGGCGCTGCGAGTCCATTGCCACAGGACGCTTATACCAAGCAAATCGGACGAATCACCCGCCATCGACAACGTCATTTTGTGCGACCCTGGCATGCCGTATGCATGGCCTTCGTTAGCGTCGCCTTCGCCTGGAAGTCTGCCATGAGAATCCTGCTTATCGTCGCGGTGCTTGCCGCGTTTCCCGCCGTTTCGTGGGCGGAGGAGTACGTGTATCACGGACCTTGGAAAACGACGAATCGCAAGCTCGACGGCGAAATGACCTGTATCGTGACTCCGCTTTTGAACAACGCCTGGCGCGGCCGTTTTTACGGCGTTTGGCAAGGTGTGCCGATGGACTACACCGTGACCTTCACGGGGCCAGTGAATGCTTTGCACGGCACGGCGAACATCGACGGTGCCGAGTACGAGTGGAAGGGTTGGATTACCAAACAAGAGTTCCGCGCCAATTTCGGCGGCGATCGTTACTCGGGCTGGTTTGATTTGAAAAGGCTGCCTGCCAAGCCGAGCGTCACTCGGCGGCCAGATGCGCACCCTTTTCAGCCACCGAGCGCTTCATGAGCGCGACCAGCAGCATCAGCACCACGGCCAGTACGGCGGCCACCCAGAAGACGTCGAAGTAGGCGAGCGAAGACGACTGCTGCTCGCGCAGACCCGAGAGCGACTCGAGCGCCATGTCCTGCGCCGTCGCGGCGTCCCCGGTTAGGCCGTAGAAGAATCCCTGCATCTGCTCTAAGTAAGAATTCACGTTCGGGTTCAGGGGATCGATCGATTCACCCAGCCGTAGCGTGTGAAACTGGTCGCGGCGTTCGTGAATCGTTTGCGCCAGCGAGGTGCCGACGCTCCCCCCTTCGTTGCGCAGCAGGCTGGCCAGGCCGACGGCCGCCCCGCGCAACTCCTTGGGCGTATACATGTAGGCCGCCACATTGAGCGGCGCGAAGATCATCGACAATCCGGCCACCGTTACCACGCGCGGCCAGACCACTTGCAACGGGCTGATGCCCAAATTCATCTGCGCCATCCAATAACAGCCGACTCCCATCACGAACAGCCCCACCACGATCATCCACCGCGCATCGACTCCGCGCCCCAGCAAAATGCCCACGATGGGGAGCAGCGTCACCGAGGCCACACCCGACGGAGACATCACCAGGCCCGAGCTAGTGGCGTCGTAGCCGAACAGCGATTGCAACAATCCGGGCAGCGACGTGCTGACGGCATACAGCACGCCAAAGGCGCAGAACAGAATAATGCACGAGACGGCAAAATTGCGCTCGCCCAGCGGTCGCAGATTAACGACCGGATTCGGGATGCGCAATTCCCAAAAGATCAGCCCGGCTAGCGCAAGGACGAAGAGCGTGGTCAAGGTTTGCACGCGTCCAAAGGGATCGCCCAGCCAGTCCCATTGCTGCCCCTTGCTGAGCCCGATTTCCCAAGACACCATCACCACGACCAGCAGCATCAGTCCAATGACGTCGAAATTGAGCGGCCGCGCGCGCAATTCGATCCGCTCGCGCTTGAGATACTCGGGATCTTCTAGCAGGAAATACGAGGCCACAAACGCCACTGCCCCCATCGGCACGTTGATGTAAAAGATCCATCGCCACGAGTAATGGTCGGTGATCCAGCCGCCGAGCGACGGCCCCAGGATCGGCGCGACTAGCCCCGCGATGGCGAATACGGTCATGGCCGCGCCCTGCTTCTCGGCCGGGAATGTATCGAGCAGAACCCCCTGCGTGCAGGGCTGCAAGCCGCCGCCGGCCAAACCCTGGATCACGCGAAACAGGATCAATTGTTCCAGGCTGGTGGCCATGCCGCACAAGCCCGAGGCAATCGTAAAGACCGCGATCGACAGCAAAAAGTAATTGCGACGTCCGAAATGAGCGGCCAGCCATCCCGAGATCGGCAGGATGATCGCGTTGGCCGCCAGGTAGCTGGTGATCACCCACTCGCTATCGATCACCGCCGCCGACAGGCCGCCGGCGATATATCGCAGCGCCACATTGGCGATCGTCGTGTCCAGCACCTCCATGAACGTGGGCACGACCACCGCCGCGGCCACAACCCAAGGATTGATCGCGGGGCGCCCGGCCATGCTCGTGGCGGCGACAGTGGTGCTCATGTCCGGCTTCCGGGGTCAAGAACTCTTTTCGGTGGGCAAGACTTCTTGCAACCGTTTGCCGGCATTGGGGCCCTCGGCCGGTTTCTTGTAATACACGTAGGGGATGACCGACAGACCCACGAACAGGGTTTGATTCTCTGCGTCGTAATCCTCCAGATCGATGCGCACCGGCAATCGCTGCACGACTTTGACAAAGTTGCCCGTCGCATTCTGCGGTGGCAACAGAGCCAGGGTCGATCCGGTTCCCATCGTGAAGCCAGTGATCCGCCCGCGGAAATGGTGGCGGCTGCCATACATGTCCACTTCGACGTCGACCGGCTGGCCGATGCGCAGCTCGGCCAGTTGCGTCTCTTTGAAATTGGCGTCGATCCAGATATCTGTCAGCGAGCGAATGGCCATCAACGCCTGGCCGGCCTGCACCTGGTTGCCCGGGTTCACGTTGCGGCGGGTGATGACGCCGTCGATTTCGGCAAAGACGTCGCAATAACGCAGATTCAGCTCGGCTTGCGAGAGGGCCGCCTGGGCCTCGTGAACCTTGGACTGCGCTTGCTTGATCGGGGCCGCCTCTTCCACGAGCTTGGCAAAAATTCGATCCACATTGCCCTCGGGATCGCGCTTGTAGAACTCGTCGATGACTTCCTTGGGGGACGCACTGTACGTGGTGGGCGTAATGCCCAAGGGCGCTGCGCTCACCAGCAAGTCGGCCAGCGCCTGGCGCACGGTAGAAAAGGTCTGATCCAGATTCGGCGGGGCGTCCAGGGGATTCTCGCGATTGATCGGCAGGCCCAGGCTGGCGCGTGTCTGTTGAATGGTTTGCTCGGCGCTTTGCACGCGGCTGCTGGCCACGTCGCGCGCGGCTTTGTATTGGTCGAACTGTTGCCGGCTGATGGCGCCCTTGCCGACCAAGGCCTCGCCGCGGCCGTAGTCTTGCTCAGCCAAGACGAGACTGGCTTTTTCGGCTTCGAGCTGCGCGACGTTGCTCTTCAGTAGCGCCAATTGGTTCCTCACGTCCTCCATAGCGTGTTCGAGCTTGAACCGGTTGCTGCGCGCTTGCGCCGCGATGCCCCGCAAACGATCCTGCGTGGCTACCAGGTCGGTCTGCGCGCTTTCCAAGGCAGTTTTCTTGATCGCCAGCTGAACTTCGTACGGCTCCTTATCGAGCTGCACGAGAATGTCTCCCTTGCGCACTCGGTTGTTGTCGTCGACTTTTACCACCAGGACCTGGCCCGGCACACGGGCAGCAACCGTGGTGACGTGGCCGTTCACGTAGGCATCGTCCGTCGAGACGGTGTTGAAGGCGCGGACGACCAGCGGCGCAAATCGGTAACCTCCCAGCAACAGCACGACGCCGGCGATCGCCAGATACAGCGGACGCCGCGACTTGCCGTGCGGAGCCGCCGCGGGGGCCGCATGGTCGACCGCCGCCGGCGGCATGACCACGGCCGCAGGCGCGTGCGCCCCTTCATGCGAAGCGCCCGCGGGTGCATGCGGATCGGTACTTTCGCGCTGCTGCGAACTCATGGCGGTGGCTCCTTGGCTTCTGCACAGAACGCCTGGCGGCGCCGTATCGCCGCGCTCTACCCAACCCTCGGCGTAGAGTCGTGCGGCGACCAGTGCCGGCCGATGCGCAGAGCATTGTATACAGGACCGGCGATCATTCCATGCGATGACGAAATAACCAGCCCGCGCTAGACAATGTGACCATGCCAATCAGGGCCATCGGCCAGATGTTGGCGAAGACCACCGAGGCCGGCAGGTCTTTGAGGAATATTCCCTTGACGATTAGCACGTAATAGCGGATCGGGTTGCACAGCGTCGCGTATTGCAGCCAGTCGGGCATGTTTTCGACCGGGCTGGCGAAGCCCGATAGCGACATGGCCGGTACCATGAAAACAAACGCTCCCAGGATGGCCTGCTGCTGGGTCTTGGCCACCGACGAAACGAACAACCCCACCCCAATCACGGCGAACAGATAGACCACCATGCTGCCGTAGAGTAGCAACAGCGATCCCTCGAACGGGACGCGAAATACTACCACGCCGGCCAGAATCATCACGCTGGCTTGGGCCATACCCAAGAACAGGGCCGGCACCGTCTTGCCGATGATGATCTCTAGCGGCCCCAGCGGCGAGACCAGCAATTGTTCGAACGTGCCGAGCTCGCGCTCGCGGGCGACCGATAGCGCGGTCACCAGCAGCCCCATCACGGTGGTCAGTATCGCGACCAGGCTGGGGACCGTGTTCCAGGTGACGGTCTGATTCGGATTGAACCACAAGCGGCTGGCGATCACCGTCATCGGCGGTACCGCCCCACGGCGGGCCGCTAGCAGTTCTTCGTTGAAGCGGGTAATGATCACGGTCGCATAGCCTTCCACAATCTGCGCGGCGTTCGAGCGCCGGCCGTCGAGCAATAGCTGCACGTCTGTCGGGCGGCCCGCGGCCAGCTCGCGCGAGAAGTCCGACTGAATCGACAGCACCATCAGCGCAAAGCGCGAGTCGATGGCGCCGGCAATCTGACTTTCGTCATCCAAAAACTGGATCGAAGAGAAGTTTGGCGAGCCTTCGAACAGCGCCACCAGGTCGCGGGCGCTGGTGCCGAGATCGCGATTCAGGATCGCGATCCGCACGTCTTTCACTTCTTGCGTCGCCGCAAAGGAGAATACCAACAGCTCGATGAGCGGCGGCACGATCAGGATCGCGCGGCTTTTCGGATCTCGCCAAACGGCGAGAAATTCTTTCACGATCAGCGTGCTGATGCGATGCCACATAGCGGCTATTCCAATCTCATACGAGTAATGCGCACCAACAGCGCGAGCAATACAGTGCTCATCAGCACGAGCGCCAACGTGCCTGGCACCAGCACCGACATCACGTCGCCGGCCAGAAATAATGTCTGCAAGCTGGCCACGAAGTAGCGCGGCGGCAGCAGGTAGGTGAACCAACGGATCGGCCAGGGCATGGCGTCGATCTCAAAAATAAACCCAGACAGCTCAAAGGCCGGCAAAAAGCCCATCACCAGCGCGGCCTGGCTGGCGGCAAACTGATTTTTGGTAAGCGTCGAGATCAACAGGCCCAGCGGCAGCATCGCGGATAAAAACGCGGTCGAGACGATCAAGAGCGCGCCGATCGAGCCGCGGAATGGCACGCCAAAGATATACACCGCCGCCGTCACCGACAGCACCATGGCCCCCATGCCCAGCAAGAAATAGGGCAACAACTTGCCGATCAGAAATTCGGATCGTCCGACGGGTGTGGCCATCAGCGCCTCGATCGTGCCGCGTTCCCACTCGCGGGCCACGACCAGCGCCGTAAGCAGCGTGCCGATCAGCGTCATGATGATCGCGATCGATCCCGGGATCAGAAAGTTCTGACTTCGTATGTCGGGATTGAACCAATAACGCGCCTCGATCCCGACGATGGCGGGCATTCTGCGCGGCGACGTCATGGCCGAGCCGGCGATGGCCTCTTGGCCGATCCAGTTGGCCCACACGCCTTCGACGTAGTTCAGCACCAGACCGGCCGTGTTGGGATCGGCCCCATCGACGATGACTTGGATCGGCGCCGATTCGCCGCGCCCCAGCCGGTCGCTGAAATCGGCCGCCAGCACGATTACACCCTTGATCCGGCCAGCCACCAGGTCGTCTTCGACCTCGGCCCGATGATGCGCGCGGATCACGGTGAAGTAGGGAGAGTTGTGGAACGAGGCCAACAGGCTGTCAACCTCGGGCGTTGATTGCTCGATCACCACGGCCACCGGCACGCGCCGCAGATCGAGCGTCACGCCGTAGCCGAATACGAACAGCAAGAGCAGCGGCAGCAGCCCGGCGATCAGATAACTGCTCCAATCCCGTCGGATCTGCAGCGACTCCTTGCGCACCAGTCCCGATACACGTCGCAACCAGGCCGCGGGGCCCGTGACGGCGTTCTTCATGAGGCCTCCCGCCGCTGGTCGTACTGCTCGACGAGCAAGATGAACGCATCTTCGAGCGTGGGCTCCTCGCCGTCGGGGCGATGAACCGATTCTTTCAACGCGTCGGGCGAACCTTCGGCGATGATGTGCCCCTGGTACACCAGGCCGATGCGATCGCAGTATTCGGCCTCGTCCAGAAAGTGAGTCGTCACCATCACGGTCACGCCATGCTCGACCATGGCGTTGATGTGCCCCCAAAACTCGCGCCGCGTCAACGGATCGACCCCGGACGTCGGTTCATCGAGAAACAACACGGCCGGATCGTGCATCAGGGCACAGGCCAGCGCCAGGCGTTGTTTGAAGCCCAGCGGAATGGCGCCTGCGTTTTGTTCCAGGTAAGGGGCCAGGCCGAAAGAGTGAATCACCCGATCCGTGGCGGCGGTTCTGTCTCGCCCGGCAAGTCCGTAGACACCGGCAAAAAAGTGCAGGTTCTGCCGCACGCTCAGGTCGCCGTACAACGAGAACTTTTGCGCCATGTAGCCCAATCGCCGGCGCGCCAGTCCGCCAGCCCGATAAAGATCGAAGCCAGCCACGCGGGCAATTCCAGCAGTGGGGCGCAGCAAGCCGCACATCATTTTGAACGTGGTCGATTTGCCGGCCCCGTTCGGCCCCAGCAGTCCGAAGATCTCGCCGCGCTCGATGCGAAACGAGATTTGGTCTGCGGCCGTGAAGTCGCCAAATCGCTTAGTGAGCGACTGCGCCTCGACAACGATCGGAGTCGACGAACCGTGATTCGTTTTCGAAACGACCACCGGCTCGGGCTCTCCCTTGGGCCCGCCCCCCAACAGATCGACAAAGGCGTCTTCGAAGCGCGGCGGCGTGGCCACGACTTTAGCCGAGGCGACTCCCAGCGCGGCCACGTCAGGCAGCTCGCCATCGTGGGCCATCACCACGCGTACACTGCTCCCTTGGATCACGCCGTCGACGACATCGGACTGCTTGATGACTTGCGCTAGCGCCTTGCGTCTCTGCGTGCCGAGATCCTGCACAAGAAACGTGCGCCCGGTGACGCTGGTGGTCAGTTCCTTGGGAGGTCCCTGGTAGACGGCCCTCCCTTCGTTCATCAGTAGCACTTCGGCGCAGCGTTCGGCTTCGTCCAGATAGGCCGTGCTCCACACGACGCCGATGCCTTGGTCCACCAGGTCGTACACCATCTGCCAAAGCTCGCGCCGCGAGATCGGATCGACCCCCACGCTAGGCTCGTCGAGCAAAAGCAACTGCGGCGCCTGAATCAGGCAGCAAGCCAGCCCCAGCTTTTGCTTCATGCCGCCGGAAAGCTTGCCCGCCAGGCGTTTGGTGAATGGACCCAGGGCGGTGAACGAGAGCAATCGCTCGTAGGACTGGCGGCGGTCGGCGCCGGTCACGCCCCGCAAGTCGGCGTACAGGTCGAGGTTTTCCTGAACCGTCAAATCCTCGTACAGCCCGAAACGTTGCGGCATGTAACTGAGCGATTGCCGGATGGGGGCCAGGTTCTTGGCCGTGTCGTAGCCGCGCACCAGGACGCGCCCCTTGGTCGGCAACAACAATCCGGCCAGCAATCGCAACAGCGTGGTCTTGCCGGCCCCATCGGGGCCGATCAGGCCGGTGACCTGGCCAGGTTCGATGCGCAACGTAAGATCGGCGATCGCCGGCGGTGCGCCGCCGCTAAATTGCTTACAGACACCGTCGACCAGAGCCAATGGTTCGTCGGCCATGGCTCATTCCCGCCCGTCGAGATTCAATGTCACGCTGACCGGCATTCCCTGCCGCAGGCCGCTGTTGGGATTATCGACGACCACCCGCAAGCGATAGACCAGATTCGTCCGCAGCTCGCGCGTCTCGACTGTCTTGGGAGTGAACTCGGCCGTGGGCGAGATGAATCCGATCCGACCCTGATAGGGCTTGTCTGGCGCCGTGTCGGTGCGCACTTCGGCCAGCATGCCAGGCCGAATGCGTCCGAGGTCACGCTCGTTGACATACGTGCGCACCCAAACCGGCGAGGCGAGCGTCAGCGTGAACACCGTCTCGCCTGCCGCCACGATGGCCCCTTTTTCGCGGGCTCGGGTCAGGATGATTCCGTCGCTGGGTGCGAACAGCTCGCTGTCCGACAGCCGGCGCTCGGATTGGACGACGGCCGCTTCGGCATCGGCCAATTGCGCTTTGCCTGCATCGATGTCTTCTTGCCGCGGGCCGATCACGGCCATGCGTTCGGTTTCTTCGGCGTACTTCAGCCGGGCTTGCGCCTCGGCCAAGGCGGACTTTGTCTGGTCGAATGTCTCGCGGCTCACCGCGCCCGAATTCACCAGCCGCTCGGCGCGATCGAAATCCTGTTGGGCGCGGGCGACCGTGGCGTGTTGTTCGGCCACTTGGGCTTTGGCCGACGAGATCTCCTCCGGACGCGAGCCGTTTTCCAAGCGGGCCAGTGCGGCCGCGGCGCTAGCGCGGCGTGCTTGAACACGCTGCAAGTCATCCTCGAAATACTTCTTGTCGAGTGTCGCAATCACTTGTTCCGCGGTGACGGTGTCGCCCTCGTCGACGGCCAGCGAAGCGATCCGCCCGTCCACCTTGAAGGCCAGGTTCACTTGCCGTACGTCGATGTTCCCCTGAATGACCAGGTGCGAACTGTCGCCGACGGAGTACTCGAAGCGATACCACGCGTAGCCACCGCCGGCCGCCGCGGCGATCAAGAGCGCTGGCAGCACAAAACGAATCGGCGAGCGATGCTCGACAACGGGCGGTGCGGCCGCAGTGCTGGCGCCCGCAGGCGCGTCACGCGTTGCGCCAGTCGGCGCCGTGGGCGCAGGCGTGCTGGCCGTGTCTTGCCCGGGCTTCGATGTTGATGTGCCTTTGCCAGACTTTGCGGTAGGGTCTCCGGCGTCCCGCTTTGCGGTGGACATGTATGCTGGTACCTGAAGTATCGACACGCTCGCCGGCCACGGGGCAGCAGCAGAACGTCGGTAGATAAGAGTCTCGCAGTGATAACGTCTGACAGTTGTTATACTCCGGCAGCCGAAATCGCTGAACATCATCCCGCCACAGGTCGTCACGGTCACACGTGGCCTGGAATCGTTCCAACGAGCGCGCCCGGGATGAACCGCGGGCGAAAACCAGGGCCAAAGCCGTTGTGTGGCATCAACCGATGGCTGCTTGGCGAGAAACCCATCAGAAAGCGCTGTCGAAAGCCAGGGAGGAACCGGCATGAGCAAGAGGTCTGGCCATTTGGGCGCTGCTACAGGGGAAGATCCCAATCGCGTCGATTCCCGTTTGCGAATGGGAATGGAAACGACGCTTTTGATCTGGATCCGCACCGGACTGGCGCTAATGGGTTTCGGATTTGTGCTGGCGCGATTCGGCTTGTTCTTGGAAGAACTGGCCGCGCGACATGCCACTCCTCCCCCCGTGCATATCTCGCTGTGG
This window encodes:
- a CDS encoding TolC family protein, producing MFSATTHGPTARRPSRLVQTRTPPRRTRRARRRAPGLSLLLLCLCVACGCTSLRQWCRNGWKVGPNYVRPAAPVAPTWVDSANPRVISEPAADCAWWTVFNDPVLNGLVDAARAQNLDLRAAGTRILEARAQRGIAVGNLFPQKQTALGSYTHGQISKNLQLPFPQNFSFYTSGFNASWELDVWGRYRRIIEGSTADVDAAIEGYGETLVMMLSDVATAYVQMRTFEQRLAYARRNVDIQRGSTQLAEQRFTNGAATELDVRQARSNLAQTEALIPSLVAGRRQAANQLCILMGMPVTDLAEGLTPAPIPRAPAEVAIGIPADLLRRRPDVRRAEREVAAQSAQIGVAQADLYPRLALNGFLGYAADNFRDMFRADSFTSFIIPSLQWNVLNYGRIVNNITTQDARLQREALEYQQAALRAGREVEDALIGFLQAQLAAVSYGQSVVEAQRAVELVLLQFEGGVTDFNRVFNAQTTLVQQQDQLAQAQGDIALRLIDVYRSLGGGWRYFMGGEMPQVQGQDPTQPAAPAEIVPAPAADADEKKK
- a CDS encoding DHA2 family efflux MFS transporter permease subunit, which produces MSTTVAATSMAGRPAINPWVVAAAVVVPTFMEVLDTTIANVALRYIAGGLSAAVIDSEWVITSYLAANAIILPISGWLAAHFGRRNYFLLSIAVFTIASGLCGMATSLEQLILFRVIQGLAGGGLQPCTQGVLLDTFPAEKQGAAMTVFAIAGLVAPILGPSLGGWITDHYSWRWIFYINVPMGAVAFVASYFLLEDPEYLKRERIELRARPLNFDVIGLMLLVVVMVSWEIGLSKGQQWDWLGDPFGRVQTLTTLFVLALAGLIFWELRIPNPVVNLRPLGERNFAVSCIILFCAFGVLYAVSTSLPGLLQSLFGYDATSSGLVMSPSGVASVTLLPIVGILLGRGVDARWMIVVGLFVMGVGCYWMAQMNLGISPLQVVWPRVVTVAGLSMIFAPLNVAAYMYTPKELRGAAVGLASLLRNEGGSVGTSLAQTIHERRDQFHTLRLGESIDPLNPNVNSYLEQMQGFFYGLTGDAATAQDMALESLSGLREQQSSSLAYFDVFWVAAVLAVVLMLLVALMKRSVAEKGAHLAAE
- a CDS encoding HlyD family secretion protein; amino-acid sequence: MSSQQRESTDPHAPAGASHEGAHAPAAVVMPPAAVDHAAPAAAPHGKSRRPLYLAIAGVVLLLGGYRFAPLVVRAFNTVSTDDAYVNGHVTTVAARVPGQVLVVKVDDNNRVRKGDILVQLDKEPYEVQLAIKKTALESAQTDLVATQDRLRGIAAQARSNRFKLEHAMEDVRNQLALLKSNVAQLEAEKASLVLAEQDYGRGEALVGKGAISRQQFDQYKAARDVASSRVQSAEQTIQQTRASLGLPINRENPLDAPPNLDQTFSTVRQALADLLVSAAPLGITPTTYSASPKEVIDEFYKRDPEGNVDRIFAKLVEEAAPIKQAQSKVHEAQAALSQAELNLRYCDVFAEIDGVITRRNVNPGNQVQAGQALMAIRSLTDIWIDANFKETQLAELRIGQPVDVEVDMYGSRHHFRGRITGFTMGTGSTLALLPPQNATGNFVKVVQRLPVRIDLEDYDAENQTLFVGLSVIPYVYYKKPAEGPNAGKRLQEVLPTEKSS
- a CDS encoding ABC transporter permease — its product is MWHRISTLIVKEFLAVWRDPKSRAILIVPPLIELLVFSFAATQEVKDVRIAILNRDLGTSARDLVALFEGSPNFSSIQFLDDESQIAGAIDSRFALMVLSIQSDFSRELAAGRPTDVQLLLDGRRSNAAQIVEGYATVIITRFNEELLAARRGAVPPMTVIASRLWFNPNQTVTWNTVPSLVAILTTVMGLLVTALSVARERELGTFEQLLVSPLGPLEIIIGKTVPALFLGMAQASVMILAGVVVFRVPFEGSLLLLYGSMVVYLFAVIGVGLFVSSVAKTQQQAILGAFVFMVPAMSLSGFASPVENMPDWLQYATLCNPIRYYVLIVKGIFLKDLPASVVFANIWPMALIGMVTLSSAGWLFRHRME
- a CDS encoding ABC transporter permease, with translation MKNAVTGPAAWLRRVSGLVRKESLQIRRDWSSYLIAGLLPLLLLFVFGYGVTLDLRRVPVAVVIEQSTPEVDSLLASFHNSPYFTVIRAHHRAEVEDDLVAGRIKGVIVLAADFSDRLGRGESAPIQVIVDGADPNTAGLVLNYVEGVWANWIGQEAIAGSAMTSPRRMPAIVGIEARYWFNPDIRSQNFLIPGSIAIIMTLIGTLLTALVVAREWERGTIEALMATPVGRSEFLIGKLLPYFLLGMGAMVLSVTAAVYIFGVPFRGSIGALLIVSTAFLSAMLPLGLLISTLTKNQFAASQAALVMGFLPAFELSGFIFEIDAMPWPIRWFTYLLPPRYFVASLQTLFLAGDVMSVLVPGTLALVLMSTVLLALLVRITRMRLE
- a CDS encoding ATP-binding cassette domain-containing protein, translated to MADEPLALVDGVCKQFSGGAPPAIADLTLRIEPGQVTGLIGPDGAGKTTLLRLLAGLLLPTKGRVLVRGYDTAKNLAPIRQSLSYMPQRFGLYEDLTVQENLDLYADLRGVTGADRRQSYERLLSFTALGPFTKRLAGKLSGGMKQKLGLACCLIQAPQLLLLDEPSVGVDPISRRELWQMVYDLVDQGIGVVWSTAYLDEAERCAEVLLMNEGRAVYQGPPKELTTSVTGRTFLVQDLGTQRRKALAQVIKQSDVVDGVIQGSSVRVVMAHDGELPDVAALGVASAKVVATPPRFEDAFVDLLGGGPKGEPEPVVVSKTNHGSSTPIVVEAQSLTKRFGDFTAADQISFRIERGEIFGLLGPNGAGKSTTFKMMCGLLRPTAGIARVAGFDLYRAGGLARRRLGYMAQKFSLYGDLSVRQNLHFFAGVYGLAGRDRTAATDRVIHSFGLAPYLEQNAGAIPLGFKQRLALACALMHDPAVLFLDEPTSGVDPLTRREFWGHINAMVEHGVTVMVTTHFLDEAEYCDRIGLVYQGHIIAEGSPDALKESVHRPDGEEPTLEDAFILLVEQYDQRREAS
- the hlyD gene encoding secretion protein HlyD; this encodes MSTAKRDAGDPTAKSGKGTSTSKPGQDTASTPAPTAPTGATRDAPAGASTAAAPPVVEHRSPIRFVLPALLIAAAAGGGYAWYRFEYSVGDSSHLVIQGNIDVRQVNLAFKVDGRIASLAVDEGDTVTAEQVIATLDKKYFEDDLQRVQARRASAAAALARLENGSRPEEISSAKAQVAEQHATVARAQQDFDRAERLVNSGAVSRETFDQTKSALAEAQARLKYAEETERMAVIGPRQEDIDAGKAQLADAEAAVVQSERRLSDSELFAPSDGIILTRAREKGAIVAAGETVFTLTLASPVWVRTYVNERDLGRIRPGMLAEVRTDTAPDKPYQGRIGFISPTAEFTPKTVETRELRTNLVYRLRVVVDNPNSGLRQGMPVSVTLNLDGRE